Genomic segment of Selenomonadales bacterium:
TTCATTCGATCTTAACAAGCTCATAGCTAACAAATGTACCAAGAACCTGCTCCGCAACACGCACCCTAAATTCCACGTCTGTTACAGGACGGTCGATGATAAAGGCAAGGGTTGCGATTACATCTGCAGTGGCATTGGCGTAAACCGGCCTAGTGGCCCACACACGTTCTCCACGGTCGCTAACAACATCGATAATCGCTATGGGACTTGTCTCTCCTTCTAAACTGCCTTTCACTGTCAGTCTGTAAGTGCCTACTTCAAGCGGCATATATGGTCCGTAGACTAAGAACCCAGGCTTGCCCACGGCCCTGATTCCCCCTTCAGTGCGTTCCCCTACAAGCGAAGCAAGTCTTGCGTCCGTTGCGGGAATGGTCGTCACCCTAGGTGCACATCCCACTAGGGACAAAACTAATAGGGATACGACAACGATCGTGACCAATGTGTGCTTCATAATAGTAATCCCCCTTCTAGACATCAACTAATGAACCTTAGTCACATCGGCTAAACTCTACACGTGTCACCGTTAAGATAGATTCCTCGGTCGCCCAAACCCGGATTTCGAGGTCTTGTAGGTCCCTCTCAATAGAGAACATAAAACGTACTAACTCGGCACCTTGCTCGCCACTAACCCCGTGGCTTTGCAGAGGAACCTTCGCCAACACCGTCTCGCCACGATTTGCGCAGACATCTACCCATGCGTCTCCTAGAGTTTGCGCGTGACCATACAGCAGAAGTTCGTAATCCCCAGCAGGAACGGCAACATATGGTCCGTACAAAAGCCACCCCTCAGTTCCTTGACTGTGCACGCCAATGGCACTGCGTCGCCCTGTCTGACTTGCGAAGCGCGCATCTGTAGCTGGTAGATACCACCGCCTACCCGGAATCCACTCAGATACCCATTGCGGGTGTTTCGCATCCATAATCATGCTCGCCAGCACTTTCGCGCTCTGCTCCCATGTCAGCCATGGCAGCCCGTCCGATTTTGGAGCTCTCTCTTCAGCGTGCAATGCTAGCCATCGCTGAACTGCTTCAGCCATTTCCTCAGGCCACTCACCCTTGAAGTAAAAGGCATGCTCGCCTGCGACCTCGCGAAATACCGGTATGTCCCGAGCGATGATCGGCAGCCTGTGTCGAGCAGCCTCGATCAAAGGCAGGCCAAAACCCTCGGCTTCTGAAGCTGCGATTAAGCAAGTTGAAGCGGCATAAACTCGTTCGAGGTACTCGTCGCTAATACCCTGCAACCAGAAAAGCAGCCGCCCTAATTCGGGGTGGTGACTTAGCCGCTGGACGAGTTCCTCCACCATCCAGCCCTGTTTGCCCACTATCACTAGGTTTATCTTGTGCCCCCTAGCCCATAGCCGTTCGAAAGCCGCTAAGGTCTGGGTGTATCCTTTGCGCGGTTCGACAGTGCCGACCATCAGAAAGGTGTTTCTCTCCTGTAAGCGCAGCAATATCTTTCCGGCATCAATAGGCATGCCTGTGCTGGGAGCGGAGTTTTCGATGTCTGCCCCATGATGAGAGTACCCCAGCCGCAAGGGTCCCTGCCGTTGCGGTTGCTCGGAATCAAGCCAGGCCCGCATATCTTCAAGCGTCGCCTGGGAGCCGCACGCTAGAACGTCCGCCATCCGGCCTATGGTACGCAACCAGGGCGGGAAGTGTGGGTGTAGATCATTCGGGAACCAGTTTGGCCGCAGGACCGCGAGCAGGTCGTGGACAATGAATACAATTGTGACGTCACAGGCCCGCAATTCAGACAAAAATGCCTCTTGCTGTGGAACCAAATGCGCTACCAAGTCCAGACCGATGAACATATCCCCTGCCCAAAAATCCGCAGGTGCATCTTCCGCCCAAGCCTCGTTGAGACCAAGGAATCGGCTAGTGAAACGACGCGCGTAGCGATAGCCAGACACGTGGGGAGTGGCATAGACCGGCTCAACAGACCACCCTTTCGGAGGGTGTAGCAGCCATTCACGGAGAATGGCGCGTGTCACGCGCTGAATGCCGGTCCCAGCATCTACCTGCGCCAGTGTCGAAACATCCACCAGTAACTGCTGCCGCCGTGGCTCTGGTGGGAAATTAAGCGCCAATGTCCGCGCAAGGAGCGTATCGTCCATTCCTTTTGGCGGATGGTCAGCCCAACGATTCAGCAAACCCAGACCTTTCTGTGTGGCTTTCTTGTAGATACACTCAATGGCCTCGGCGTACTGGGCAGCGCATTTGTCTGGTGCATGCCGGGAGCGGATGAGGACTTGCGCCCGGCGGCCCAGCGCCAATCGCCGATCGGTATCTCGCCATAAGGTAGTCAAAGCCTCAGAAAGCTCGGCATTCTCGAAGGCATCGGGCAGCATCCACACCGCCTCGGGGTCTAGCTCCACTAGGCTGCCGTGAGCGTTCACCACCGTGGCTAGGCCGTGGTTCATGCAGTCCAGCACGGCCGCCGATGTTTCTCCGCGGGACAGAGTGCGCAACTGGATCGCCAGATCAGCGGCCGCAAGATATTGTCTAAAGGTTTCCGTATTGACCCATCCGGTGATGCGGACCCGGTTCTGCAGACCGCTTGCATGGATGCTGTCCAGGAGTTGCTGTCCATAGGTATCGGGGTGATTCTCGCCGACAAACGCCAGGTGGATAGAGGCATCCTGCGTCAGCGGCGACTGCACAAAGGCATCGAACAGCCGCTGGTTGAGCTTGATGGGACCCAGCACCCCGAAGGAACAAACAAGAAAGTCAGCGGGCCGGAATCCAAGAGCCTGCCTGGCGGCCTGCCGCGACGCGCCGTCGGCCGGTGCTCGCAATAGCGGTATCACCTGCCAATCCCTGGCGACTGCCTCGCCATACCAGGCCTTAGCCATCATCCGGGGAAACTCGCTGTGGACGATCACTCCCAGGGCCTGCTGCAACACCGGCAGGTTGCAGGGGTAGGCCCACCCCACATCGTCGGTGTCGAACGCTTTGTACCGTTCCCGCAAGGCGTTGTAGCCGTGGCTCGCCTGCAGCGCCCGAGCCCAGGCATTCGGCGTCCAGCCCATCCACTCTCGGTGGGCCTGGATGCCGGAAAGAAAGAAGTCGTGCAGCACCACCGCCCCGGGAATCTCCGCCAACAGGTCGAACATGTGCCGGTGGAAGGGCGAGTTGCCGAAATGGTAGAGCACCCGGTCGTATCTGCGGTGGTGGGCGCGGAACCAGGCTGCGTCGCGCACGGCGCATTGCTTTACGATCCAATCGTCTGCCACGGCGAACTGGTCCACCACGACCTCCACTTCATACCAGCAGGCGAGCTCGCGCAGCAGCTCGGCGCTGTAGTCGGCAATGCCGCTCTTTTCCGGGGGCAGGGGCGAGACATAGGCCAATAGCGGCCGCTTCTCAGGTCGGGACTGAGGCGGGCCCGCCAGCGATATTGACCGCTGCCGGTCAGTATGCAGGCGCCCCATGGCCGCCAGCGCCCGCCGGGCGGAAGCATCCCAACTGAACTTCCGGGACTGCTCCAGTCCGTGCCGTTCCAGCGCCTGCCGCAAGTCCTCATCCTCCAAGATCTGGCGCAGCCTAGCGGCCATGTCCGCTTCATCGTGGGGGTCGAACAGGGCGTCCGAGCGCCCCACCACCTCGGGCAGGCTCGAGGTGTTGGCGGCAATTACCGCTTTGCCGCACTGCATGGCTTCCAGCGCCGGCAGGCCGAACCCCTCGTGCCAGCTCGGGAAGACGAACAGCTTGCAGGCGTTGTAGAGTGTCACCAGATCGTCGTCCGGCACGTAGCCGGTTAGCACCAGCTCTCCCTGCGTCAGGCCGGTTGCGCCAGCAAGCTGCAACAGCCGCTCCCGCTCTGGCGCCTGCGCCGCGCAGACGATGACTAACTGGTGCGCCGGCCGCAACTCCGCGGGTAAGCGGGCATAGGCGCGGACCAGGCCCTCGATGTTCTTGCGGGGGTCAATGCCGCCGGTGTACATCACGAACGAGTGCTCTATGCCATACGCAGACTGTAGCCGCCGTCGCGTCTCGGCAGTTACGGGACGCGGCAAGAAATGTGGCTCGCAGGCCGTGGAGATGTTGACTACCCGAGCTTGATCAACAACTAGCAGCTCTACCGCCTCACGGCCGGAGGAGGCGGAAATTGACAACAGCAAGTCGGCCCGCTTAAGATGTTTCAGCCTGTCCATATACCAAGACTCCGCCGTCGGGCTGCTGAGATAGATCTGCCGGTGGATGAGCGGGATGAGGTCGTAGAGCACCACCGCAGTGGGTAGATGAGCGTGACGGCCGACACTGCTCGCCGCATCATCGACTAACCCCTCGAAGAGGCTGGTAACGAGCACGATGTCCGGCTCGAGTGAGGCGAGAAACGCCTCTCTCAGGCATTCTGCCGCGTCGCGGCGGCTATCGTTAGCTGGATCCAAAAAGGCGACCGGCCCGGGTGGGACCCAGACGCGGATGTTCTCAAGCGGTAGCACATCCCTGAATGCTGCCCTAATCGGTTCGATAGTTTCGGGAAACAGACCGTTCAAGGCCAGCAACACTTCATGTTCCCCACAGTTGCGGGCCAAGCCCTGCGCCAAAGCGAGCGAGTAGCGCCCGATTCCCCGCTTCCTAGAGCCCGTCGTCTGCGCGCCTTGAAGATCGATGACTATGCGCATCCGTCTCCGTCCCCTCCCCTGCCAGTTTTTGCCGTGTCAGACGTGTCATCATCATTTGTCCCCACGGCGATAGATCTTCCTTAGGGAATTTTGGGTTGCCTACAACGTTCTGCCGCCCCTCTACCTGGCCCAGCGCGCGCGGCGTCGCGACCTTGCCATAGAGGCGTCGTAACACCGCATAAAGGCCGAACCATTTTACTATCAACACGATACGGTGCTTAAGTTGGGGCTTAGACTGCAGGGCCGCGATAAAGCTGCGGATTACTAGCTTCGCTGTGTGTCGCATACGCGTACG
This window contains:
- a CDS encoding glycosyltransferase is translated as MRIVIDLQGAQTTGSRKRGIGRYSLALAQGLARNCGEHEVLLALNGLFPETIEPIRAAFRDVLPLENIRVWVPPGPVAFLDPANDSRRDAAECLREAFLASLEPDIVLVTSLFEGLVDDAASSVGRHAHLPTAVVLYDLIPLIHRQIYLSSPTAESWYMDRLKHLKRADLLLSISASSGREAVELLVVDQARVVNISTACEPHFLPRPVTAETRRRLQSAYGIEHSFVMYTGGIDPRKNIEGLVRAYARLPAELRPAHQLVIVCAAQAPERERLLQLAGATGLTQGELVLTGYVPDDDLVTLYNACKLFVFPSWHEGFGLPALEAMQCGKAVIAANTSSLPEVVGRSDALFDPHDEADMAARLRQILEDEDLRQALERHGLEQSRKFSWDASARRALAAMGRLHTDRQRSISLAGPPQSRPEKRPLLAYVSPLPPEKSGIADYSAELLRELACWYEVEVVVDQFAVADDWIVKQCAVRDAAWFRAHHRRYDRVLYHFGNSPFHRHMFDLLAEIPGAVVLHDFFLSGIQAHREWMGWTPNAWARALQASHGYNALRERYKAFDTDDVGWAYPCNLPVLQQALGVIVHSEFPRMMAKAWYGEAVARDWQVIPLLRAPADGASRQAARQALGFRPADFLVCSFGVLGPIKLNQRLFDAFVQSPLTQDASIHLAFVGENHPDTYGQQLLDSIHASGLQNRVRITGWVNTETFRQYLAAADLAIQLRTLSRGETSAAVLDCMNHGLATVVNAHGSLVELDPEAVWMLPDAFENAELSEALTTLWRDTDRRLALGRRAQVLIRSRHAPDKCAAQYAEAIECIYKKATQKGLGLLNRWADHPPKGMDDTLLARTLALNFPPEPRRQQLLVDVSTLAQVDAGTGIQRVTRAILREWLLHPPKGWSVEPVYATPHVSGYRYARRFTSRFLGLNEAWAEDAPADFWAGDMFIGLDLVAHLVPQQEAFLSELRACDVTIVFIVHDLLAVLRPNWFPNDLHPHFPPWLRTIGRMADVLACGSQATLEDMRAWLDSEQPQRQGPLRLGYSHHGADIENSAPSTGMPIDAGKILLRLQERNTFLMVGTVEPRKGYTQTLAAFERLWARGHKINLVIVGKQGWMVEELVQRLSHHPELGRLLFWLQGISDEYLERVYAASTCLIAASEAEGFGLPLIEAARHRLPIIARDIPVFREVAGEHAFYFKGEWPEEMAEAVQRWLALHAEERAPKSDGLPWLTWEQSAKVLASMIMDAKHPQWVSEWIPGRRWYLPATDARFASQTGRRSAIGVHSQGTEGWLLYGPYVAVPAGDYELLLYGHAQTLGDAWVDVCANRGETVLAKVPLQSHGVSGEQGAELVRFMFSIERDLQDLEIRVWATEESILTVTRVEFSRCD